A segment of the Catenuloplanes nepalensis genome:
CCGGCTCCACGGCATTGACCGCGATGGGATGCAACGCCCTCCGCCGGGACACGGAGACCAGGTAGAGGCGATGCGCGTCTGCGGTCACGGCTATGTCGTTCAAGCCGATCGCCATCTGTGACCCGGCGGTGAACTCACCGACCGGTATCACATGAGGCAGCGTCCGGGCGGCACGGTTGACATCCAGGCTGATGGTGTAGCGGGTGACCGACGACAGCTGGGCCAGCAATGCTCCCGTACTGGCCGGCGGGCTGTCGGAGGCACCGGTAGCCATCTGCCGCCGCGTGGACTCGTCGAACAGGTCCAGGAACCGGCCCGCGGTCGTGAACGCTTGCGAGGAAGCCCGCACCACGGACAGATGAAAGTCGCCTTCCTCTACGTCCTGGAGAGAACCGGCGTGCACGCGGACGGTGAGTTCGGCGCTCGGGGCGATTTCGGCTGGCGACGTGCCGGCCAGTTCCTCTACGAGCGCTTCGTCGAGGATCACCTCGTGCTGTCGGCGCAGGGCGGCGTCCTGGGCCACCGCGATCAACCGGCGGTCCCGGCCGGTCAGCACGGGCGCAGCGTCGGCAGGCATCCCGGTGAGACCGGCCGGGTAGCCGAGGCCGACCTGGGCATCGACGGTGTCCAGAATGGGAACCAGGGCGTGCAGGCCGTAGCGATTCAGGAAGCGTGCATGCCAGTCCTGCCATCCGGCCGACGCCGGACGTGCAAGACGGGTCAGCGCCGCTGCGGCGCGACCGGCCTCAGCCGTCACCGCCGTCGGCAGCACGAGATCGCAGTCCACGCGGAGGTCAACCCCAACGGCTGATCCCGGCTGGAGGACAGCAGCGGAAGCGCGGATCTCTCGGCGGAGCACGTCAGCGGTGGAGCTGTTCGAGGCTTGATCGTGGCGTTCTTTGAGATCACGAATCCGGGCGAGGTGATCCAGTATCTGTCCAGCACCGCTGTCGGCTCCGATCTCTGCCAGCTGCCGCACGAGATACGCGAGGGGATCGGTTTCAGTCGACGGCGGGCGCAGGTGGGTGAGCAGCAGACGCTGCGCGATCATCTGGCCGATCAGCCGCTCCGCGCCTTCTCTCGGCCCCGAGCCACCCGCTATCAGCTTGTCGATCAGGTCGGCGCACCGAATCGGGTCCGCGGCCAGCACCAGCGCTGCGCGGATGGCGGCTTTCGCCTCGATCCGCAGATGGGCCGGCGCACCACGAGGGTCGCTCGTGTCCGCGCGGTACTCCAGGACCACCTTGTCGGCCCGCTCCACCAGCAGGTTGTTCGCCCGCAGCATCAGATGCGGACGGAGACCCGCATCCGACTCCAGGCGCTCGATGACGGCGGTCAGCCAGGCCGCCTGGATGCGAACGACAGCCTGATGCGCGGTACCCCATCGCACGCTGCCGCTACGGCTCGCGGTGACCGGGGCGACTCCCGCGAACAGACCGAAGGGCGTGGCCCGCGTCGTCGCGCGCAGCAAGTAGCGCATGAACGCGAACGTCACTGCCTGTGCGTCAGCGCGTGACACGCCTCCGTTGATGACCGCGGCGGCCCGCGCGACCAGATCCGGAGAAGCGTGCGCCACGGCGGACGAGAAACCGGGGATCGTCGATAGCGTCTGCGTGAGCCACCGCCGCCATTCGTCCACCGAGTCACTACTGATGAGGTCGGGCCACGGATCAAGCCGATCCGGGCGGAGCAGGGCTGCCCTGAGCATCATGGCGTCATCTACGGCGCGGTACATCGTGGTCTCCCCAGGTCACGATCCATTGGTGGGGGAACACCCCGGCTCTACGACGCTTGCCTGGCACGGTATGCCCGTAGGGCCGGGGCGCTCGCGTCTCCGACATCGATAGCTCGCCCTATGTCATGGCCGCCGTTCGGGTCAGATGGCCAGTCGATCGGACTGCCGGAGGGCGCGGCCGCGTCAGCAGCTGGTGCAGGCCGAGGCGCAGGTGCTGCCGCACCCGTCCTCGGTCATCTGGATGATGCGCTCGACGGTGTCGCCCGCCTCGATGAACTCGATGTCGAGGTCGAATTCGTCGGCGGGGCGGTCCTGGTCGAGGACCGTGGTGGGCTGAGACATGACAACCTCCCTTATAGGGGTGATGGGTTCCCCGGTGCTCTCCGGAGGGAACCGGAGAGCACCGAAGCTTCTAGGACCAGGCGACGGTCAGGACGCCGTGCCGCCTGGTGGTGTGCCAGCCGGCCGAGGCGCTGGTGCCCGCCTCGCCGGGGTGGTACGCGATCTGAGCGGCGTTGCGCCGGTAGTAGTCGTCAGCCCAGGCGCGGATCATTGACAGCAGCTCGTCGCCGACCTGCGCGGCCTCCGGACCGTGCGCGATGACACCGGTCTCGTAGCCGCTCACGGTGTCCGGGTTCTCGCGTTTGACGCGGTAGGCGAAGGTCCCGCCGCGCACCAGCGCCGGGGTGCCGATCCGTACGGTGCGGTCGACCACGCCTTGATCGACGGCGTCCTGCGCGGCGTGCAGGATCGGCATCTCCGGACCGCTGGTCAGCAGGTACAGCTCCAGTTCGTCGGGCATGTCGAACGGCGTGCCGGACCAGCGCTCCACCGGCGTGGAGTGGAGCGCCTTCCGCAGCGCCGGCACGTCGAAGGTGAGCGTGCTGCCTTGGTCCACTCGGAGGCCGATGTCGGGGGTGACGACGGTTAGCTTCTCGGTAGCGGCGCCGTCGCCCTGCATCGGCACGAACGCGCCGAGCCGGTAGTTGTCGGCCGTCAGCTTCGGCTCATCCGGGACGCGGTCGAACGCGATGAGGCGGGTGATCCCGGCGAAACGCAGCGGGACGACGATCCGGCCGTTCGGGGTGAGCTGCTCAAGCCAGGCAGGCGGGATGTCCCACGCCCCGACGGTGACGATGATGCGGTCGTACGGCGCGTATTGCGCCACACCGTGCTCGGCGTCGGCGTGCACGACGTTGACCCGCTCGTACCCGGCCCTGACCAGGCCCGCGCGGGCGCGGTCGACGATATCGGCGTCGATGTCGACGGTCGTCACCGCGCCGGCCGGCCCGACGACCTCCGCGATCAGCGCCGCGTTGTATCCGCCAGACCCGATCTCCAGGACATTCATGCCGGGCCGAACGTCCGCCTGTCCGAGCTGGATGGCCTGGATGTTCGCGGCCGAGACCACGCTGGTCTTCCGCCCGTTGGTATCGGTCTTGGGCCACAGGGTAGTGCTGGTCTGATAGACGTTCTTCAGTGACTCGTCGGGGGCGAACTCGTGCCGGGGAACCGCGTTCATCGCCGCCGCGACGGCCTCCGAGGTGATGAGACCCTCGTCGCGCAGCGCGGTCACCATGGCCTGGCGTAAGGCAGCAGCGTCTTCAAGGTGCACTGTCATCGGAGCCCTTTCGTCGTGAGCTTGCCGGACCTCGCGTCCGGCTATGCCCTAGTGGATCTTTCGGTGGAGTGGGAGCACTCGGCCCCGGCGAGGCTAGGGGAGGGTTGGGCTTCAGCGCGTGATTTAGCCGACACGGCATCGAGCGTCCTGACTCAGGACTTCCGAGCTGCCCTTTCGGTCATCCCGCGCCCAGCCCTGCTGTCGCCGGCCGCGTGAAATCGCTTCGTCTTCCACCGGCTAGTTCTGGACTCGGTCTGCGGGACCGGCGGCGACATCGACACAGCCGACCAGCGCTCCGCCTTCCACCGGCCGCGTGACGCGCGTCCCAGGGCTGGCCATCGTCGTAGCTACCGCTCTCGGGGGATCCTGCCGCGTGGAAACGTTTCCCACGACTATTCCGTCCCTGTGCTGGCCGGGGAGTAACTCACGTCGGGATGTGCCTGGGCGTTCGCTCGCGTGGCGAGGACGGCATCGGCGAGGTCTGCCAGGCCGTCTACGACGAACGCGGCCGTAGCACGCACGGCAGGATCGTCGTGCCATAGATGGCCCCATGGCCCGCGCCGGACCAACGCGGTGCGTACGCCGGCACGATGCCCGGCAACCAAGTCGTGGTCGCGGTGGTCGCCGACGTACAGCAGCCCGGACCGGCCAGCTGGGGACATCGAGGCTACCCGGTCGAAGAAGCCCGGGTCCGGTTTCCCGACACCCCAGTCCGCGGATGTCGCGATCGCGTCCGCGGGCAGGTCCAGGGTCCGTAGGCGGTCACCGACCGCAGCGGTTTGATTCCCGGCGATCCCGACCCAGACTCTCGCCCGGCGCAGGACCGACAACGCCGGCCGAACGTCGGCGTACAGGTCGGATTCCTCGATCACCTGCCCCGCGCCCGCAGCAATGCGTGCGGCGCGTTCACGTTCGAGATCGAAATCGTCACGAAAATAGGCGAAGGATTCTCGGTTGTCGCGGCCGGATGCGACAACGGCACCGACGACCGCGGAGAACGTGTGCCGGGGTACACCGAGCCAGTCCGCCCAGGCGGCCCATTCGCGGGTGTCGTCCAGCAGCGTCTCACCGATGTCGAACACCACCGCAGTGATCATCGGGCGCTCACCGTCTGAAGCGGGCGGGGGAAGCCGGCCAGCACCTCGTAACCGGCGCGGGGATCACCGAGCAGCCGATACATGACGCGGCCGGCATCGTACTCCTCCCGCCCGTGCAACCAGCGCGTGTTGGACAACAGGTATCCGGTGCCGGGCTGCAGCCGCACGCTGATGGTGATGCGCGAGAGGATGCGGTGCACCTCGGGAAGGCGCCGGGCGAGCGGTGGCGCATACCGGGCGAGGCTGTCACTGCGCATGCGGATACTCATCCGGGCACCGGTGACGGTCAGAGGTGAACCAAGAAAGCCTGCGGCGCCGCCGAACAGCACGTTACGCGGTTCGCACAGCACGTCGAGCAGGTCAGGATGATGTTGTGCGAGTTCTTGGGCGAGCACCGCGCCGTCCGCGAGATGGCAGTCGCCGCCCGAGGCCGCTGCTTGCGCGCAGTAGAGCATCAACAGCTCGGGAGGTCGCGGCAGCGCGGAGGACTCGGTGTGCAGGCTCAGACGCTCGTGACCGAGTCCGGCGTTCCCGGCACGGCGGGCCAGCTTCCCGCGATCGTGGATCACCGTGATGCCGTCGGGCTCGCTGTCGCGGTGGGTGCGCACTTTCAGCATGGCGCGGCCCAGGCGTAGCAGGCTGGGCCGGTCCGGCACGCCATCGAAGGTGACGACACCGTCGCGCGCGACGACGGCCATAAGCCGGCCGACGGCGCTGAGGTCGTCGGGATCGATCGAGCAATGCGTGATCATGGTTCACCTCGTGATCGGCAGGACTTCACCCTCCCCGGTGCAGCGCGCGCTTCTCAAGTGACAGATTGTCAACCCAGTCTTCTCCGGGGGAGCGCGGGCGGCGTGCTACGGTCCGACGAACTGTCTGGTCCGGAGGGATGCCGTGTACCGACCGCATGCTTTCCCTGTGTCGATCAAAGGCGTGTGCGTGCAGAACGGGCGGGTCCTGCTGCTGCACAACGAACGCGACGAATGGGAACTACCCGGCGGCAAACTCGAACTCGGCGAGGACCCGGCCTCCTGTCTCGCCCGGGAGATCGCTGAGGAATCCGGGTGGACAGTCGAGGTCGGCCCAATTCTGGACGCCTGGCAATACCACATCCGAGACGAGATCGACGTGCTGATCGTGACCTACGGCTGCACCGTCGGCACCGACCTGCCGCCACGGGTCAGCAGCGAGCACAAGCAAGCCCGGCTCTTTACGCCAGCTGAGGTCGGTACTCTGCGGATCCCGGCAGGCTACCGGCGCTCCATCGATACCTGGTGCACCCACCATGGCGCGCTGGCCCGCGGCTAGGGCTAAACCATGAAATGCCCGGCGTGCGCCGTGGCTTCGACGGAATCTGCCGCCGGTACCCGGTGTGCCGCGTGCCGGCTGGTGTCCGGCGAACTACGTGACCTGCGACCGGACACGACATCGTCGTTATGGCTGTGGACCAGCCCCGATGCGCAAACGGCACTGGCAACCGGCAACCTCGGCATCATCATGCGCACGTGGCGGCGCGCCACCGGTGTGGGGCAGCATGAACTGGCCGCACGGCTCGGCTACGACACCTCCTACATCTCCAGGATCGAGAAGGGCAGTCGCGACGTCACCGACATCAACGCACGGCTGCGCATCGCGCGACATCTCGGAGTGCCACCGCATCGTGTCGGCGTCGTCGACCCCGGCAGCGCGGACCACATCGCCATGATGCAGTTCGCCGAATCGACGATCCGGCTCGCGGTCCTCGCCCGCCAAGCCGGCCAGGCGGCGGCGGCGATCAACGAACTCTGGCCGCTCGTGGCCCGCCTGGAAGCTCGTGCCGCCGAAGGGATGATCGACCGGGAGACGCTGCCGCTTCTCGCCCGCGCCCGTGCTGAACTCGGCGTGTCGCTGGGATATGTCCTGCCGGAACAGAGACTCGGAGCCGCCGTTCGCTGGACCGGCCGCGCTCTACGCATCGCCGCACACCTTGAAGACCCGGACCTGCATGCCTACTGCCTACGCAGCTACGGCAACGAGCTCCGTAAAGCCGGCCGGACCAAGGTCGCCAACGTGTACATCGCGCACGCCGTTGCCCTCGACGCACCACGTCAACGCACCGCGGCGCTGCTCCAGCTGGCGCGGGTCGCGTCCGATCCCGCGACCTTCGACGCCACGTTCGACGGCCTGCGGCGTAGCCGAGAGGCTGGGATAGCGAGCGACCCGATGATCACTGACGCCACGATCCTTGAGGTGCAGCTTAGGGGACTGCTGACGACTGGACGCGCTGGCGCAGCCGCAGAGATGATCAACAAACTTAGCTGGACGGCTGGGGCCGCATCGCCACAGTGGGCGGTCATTCGGGACATCACGGTTGCCTCCGTGATGTTCACGGCCGATAGTGACTCGACCGCGGCACCATTACTCGAACGAGCGATCGCTTCGGCTGTGCAGCTACGACTACCGCACCAGATCCAACGCGCGCAACGCGTTGCGCGACGTCATCGCCCAGAGTTGGTCGCGCATGCCGCCGACTTGCTGAATGACCTCAGCGGCGGGACAAGGCGCACTGGGTAAAAAGGCGTACAGTTGGCCTTCAGTGCACGTGTAAGGACATGCCGATGGCGGGTGCCACGGATGGCTGTTCGCGTGTTGGTTGCCGCTACCAGGCGGATGTGGCTGCCATAGTCCGGGCTCCATGATTTAGATGACGCCTTCGGCCGCCCGTACCCTGTCAATGTGTGGCTACCAGCACCCCGGGCCCAGTGCGGCACGGTGCCCATGCGGCTGGGGCGGACCATGGGACCTGCATAACCTGATGGCTGCCCTCGACCCCATGGCTGCCGGCATCTTGGCTTGGTCCTGTCGGCCGGCGGCGATCGGTACACGGCGGCGGTCGCGACGGGGTCACAGCGTTGAGCGGAAGGCCGAAAGGTCCAGCGCCATTGCGTCGAACGTCGGCGACTCCGGGAAAGGTTGAAACTCTCCAGCGGATACCCAGCCCCAGTTTGTGTAGGCTGCGCGTGCTGAATGGTTATCCTTGCGTAGCAGTAAGTGCGCGGCCTTCTCGGGACGGTTGGAGAGCAGGGCGTTGTGAATTTGGCGTCCGAAGCCGTGTCCTTGCCAAGGCGGCGTTACGGCGAACTCGCGGAATATGTATAGACTGCCGTAGATCGATATCTGAGGTAAGGCGAGGGTTACGGCGTCCTTGTGTCGTGCAGAACTATCGAGACTGCCAAAGG
Coding sequences within it:
- a CDS encoding GNAT family N-acetyltransferase, with the protein product MHETLVPIYASSHAELLHEPWYSPDDWWMRLVQRYAITSDFGLVTGWINNEAIGYAFGSLDSSARHKDAVTLALPQISIYGSLYIFREFAVTPPWQGHGFGRQIHNALLSNRPEKAAHLLLRKDNHSARAAYTNWGWVSAGEFQPFPESPTFDAMALDLSAFRSTL
- a CDS encoding TauD/TfdA family dioxygenase — translated: MITHCSIDPDDLSAVGRLMAVVARDGVVTFDGVPDRPSLLRLGRAMLKVRTHRDSEPDGITVIHDRGKLARRAGNAGLGHERLSLHTESSALPRPPELLMLYCAQAAASGGDCHLADGAVLAQELAQHHPDLLDVLCEPRNVLFGGAAGFLGSPLTVTGARMSIRMRSDSLARYAPPLARRLPEVHRILSRITISVRLQPGTGYLLSNTRWLHGREEYDAGRVMYRLLGDPRAGYEVLAGFPRPLQTVSAR
- a CDS encoding lantibiotic dehydratase, producing MYRAVDDAMMLRAALLRPDRLDPWPDLISSDSVDEWRRWLTQTLSTIPGFSSAVAHASPDLVARAAAVINGGVSRADAQAVTFAFMRYLLRATTRATPFGLFAGVAPVTASRSGSVRWGTAHQAVVRIQAAWLTAVIERLESDAGLRPHLMLRANNLLVERADKVVLEYRADTSDPRGAPAHLRIEAKAAIRAALVLAADPIRCADLIDKLIAGGSGPREGAERLIGQMIAQRLLLTHLRPPSTETDPLAYLVRQLAEIGADSGAGQILDHLARIRDLKERHDQASNSSTADVLRREIRASAAVLQPGSAVGVDLRVDCDLVLPTAVTAEAGRAAAALTRLARPASAGWQDWHARFLNRYGLHALVPILDTVDAQVGLGYPAGLTGMPADAAPVLTGRDRRLIAVAQDAALRRQHEVILDEALVEELAGTSPAEIAPSAELTVRVHAGSLQDVEEGDFHLSVVRASSQAFTTAGRFLDLFDESTRRQMATGASDSPPASTGALLAQLSSVTRYTISLDVNRAARTLPHVIPVGEFTAGSQMAIGLNDIAVTADAHRLYLVSVSRRRALHPIAVNAVEPVRHAHPLARFLAEAPAAFAAKCSPVEWGPAAKALPFLPALRYGRTLLSPARWLLRAEELPGRTAPWKRWEHALDAWREVTACPAAVMLGIGDQTLGLDLNESAHRALLRDHLTRNPTALLRLVPAGDGWLGGHRHEIVIPLTATAPRPPAPRAAGTPIDVRTHGTLPGSDHLYLKIYAQPGDQSVILSTHVPRLLAGLPDTGTWWFLRHADPEPHLRLRVTGLPLDAVIGWTRELAEADLTRRVQWDTDFGEPGRFGGPDAYRATTAVFAADSAAALAQLAVTERRAAPGWQPVTAASMVDLVTAVVGDPAEALRWLIARTRTHRPAPPRHIYDQAVLLSNPYDRSAVLALSGGRDMADRWSDRRLVLSAWRARLPAVSAIPPAELLPDLLHLHHARVAGLDLDSERACLHLARAAALSWTTRSAP
- the fxlM gene encoding methyltransferase, FxLD system, which codes for MTVHLEDAAALRQAMVTALRDEGLITSEAVAAAMNAVPRHEFAPDESLKNVYQTSTTLWPKTDTNGRKTSVVSAANIQAIQLGQADVRPGMNVLEIGSGGYNAALIAEVVGPAGAVTTVDIDADIVDRARAGLVRAGYERVNVVHADAEHGVAQYAPYDRIIVTVGAWDIPPAWLEQLTPNGRIVVPLRFAGITRLIAFDRVPDEPKLTADNYRLGAFVPMQGDGAATEKLTVVTPDIGLRVDQGSTLTFDVPALRKALHSTPVERWSGTPFDMPDELELYLLTSGPEMPILHAAQDAVDQGVVDRTVRIGTPALVRGGTFAYRVKRENPDTVSGYETGVIAHGPEAAQVGDELLSMIRAWADDYYRRNAAQIAYHPGEAGTSASAGWHTTRRHGVLTVAWS
- a CDS encoding helix-turn-helix domain-containing protein, translating into MSGELRDLRPDTTSSLWLWTSPDAQTALATGNLGIIMRTWRRATGVGQHELAARLGYDTSYISRIEKGSRDVTDINARLRIARHLGVPPHRVGVVDPGSADHIAMMQFAESTIRLAVLARQAGQAAAAINELWPLVARLEARAAEGMIDRETLPLLARARAELGVSLGYVLPEQRLGAAVRWTGRALRIAAHLEDPDLHAYCLRSYGNELRKAGRTKVANVYIAHAVALDAPRQRTAALLQLARVASDPATFDATFDGLRRSREAGIASDPMITDATILEVQLRGLLTTGRAGAAAEMINKLSWTAGAASPQWAVIRDITVASVMFTADSDSTAAPLLERAIASAVQLRLPHQIQRAQRVARRHRPELVAHAADLLNDLSGGTRRTG
- a CDS encoding NUDIX hydrolase encodes the protein MSIKGVCVQNGRVLLLHNERDEWELPGGKLELGEDPASCLAREIAEESGWTVEVGPILDAWQYHIRDEIDVLIVTYGCTVGTDLPPRVSSEHKQARLFTPAEVGTLRIPAGYRRSIDTWCTHHGALARG
- a CDS encoding FxLD family lanthipeptide encodes the protein MSQPTTVLDQDRPADEFDLDIEFIEAGDTVERIIQMTEDGCGSTCASACTSC
- a CDS encoding HAD family hydrolase, whose translation is MITAVVFDIGETLLDDTREWAAWADWLGVPRHTFSAVVGAVVASGRDNRESFAYFRDDFDLERERAARIAAGAGQVIEESDLYADVRPALSVLRRARVWVGIAGNQTAAVGDRLRTLDLPADAIATSADWGVGKPDPGFFDRVASMSPAGRSGLLYVGDHRDHDLVAGHRAGVRTALVRRGPWGHLWHDDPAVRATAAFVVDGLADLADAVLATRANAQAHPDVSYSPASTGTE